In Juglans regia cultivar Chandler chromosome 13, Walnut 2.0, whole genome shotgun sequence, the following proteins share a genomic window:
- the LOC109006142 gene encoding NAC domain-containing protein 91-like isoform X3 — MDALSLKVRPWMRFNPPKDQLIDFFLRAKITGNDELVDFIPEAQCCKWEPWELKDLCSACLDSCGIQTAYSECWFFSPLDLKHRSGNRSNRATNAGFWKVTGKDKIIMSDLGMIGKKKYLVFYRGRGKGEKTNWKIHEYHTTLKDLDGTHPGQNAFVLCRLSYEHEKSIKDPNINDAGPAVSSSDVSKLFHEESESELLLASEFPASDVEATATPENYDETISGTTTAVKYDDKHISALAAENQLGELSTINDDLEIEEMIIELLQKGGGDALKPSTPPHNNPTVSSATTAKSYLEKLESVLDLELVSPQEIFDRKTLNTIPLSSCNQTSHDACAARNEVPKATDSEVDSRFEDGLSLLELQSEPPDGTYDLDYLNGNVPNMFGSQKNLTLESIKDNGSCGSLDEKLANAPFESTFQDYGESRKRKTSSGLQNSGESRKRKASSGLQNLGSHMVWMEGSAQS; from the exons ATGGATGCATTGTCTCTGAAAGTGCGACCATGGATGAGATTTAATCCGCCGAAAGACCAGCTCATCGACTTCTTCTTGAGGGCAAAGATCACTGGGAATGATGAATTAGTCGACTTCATTCCCGAAGCTCAGTGTTGCAAATGGGAGCCCTGGGAATTGAAAG ATTTATGCTCAGCCTGTTTAGATTCATGTGGCATACAGACCGCATATTCCGAGTGCTGGTTCTTCTCGCCACTGGATCTGAAGCATCGAAGTGGGAATCGATCGAACCGGGCAACTAATGCTGGGTTTTGGAAAGTGACTGGAAAGGACAAGATAATCATGTCTGACTTGGGAATgattggaaagaaaaagtatCTGGTATTCTATAGAGGGCGTGGTAAAGGCGAGAAAACAAATTGGAAGATTCATGAATACCATACAACCCTGAAGGACCTTGATGGCACCCATCCCGGTCAG AACGCCTTTGTACTCTGCCGATTATCCTATGAACATGAAAAGAGTATTAAAGATCCAAACATTAATGATGCTGGACCTGCTGTTTCATCATCCGACGTATCCAAATTGTTTCATGAAGAATCAGAGTCTGAGCTACTTCTGGCCTCAGAATTTCCTGCATCAGATGTGGAAGCTACTGCAACACCTGAAAATTATGATGAAACAATATCCGGCACTACAACAGCTGTCAAGTACGATGACAAACATATTAGTGCTCTCGCAGCAGAGAATCAATTGGGAGAACTTAGCACTATCAAT GATGATCTGGAAATAGAAGAAATGATCATTGAGCTGCTGCAAAAAGGAGGTGGTGATGCTTTGAAGCCTTCAACTCCACCACACAATAACCCTACTGTTTCATCAGCTACCACAGCTAAGtcttatttagaaaaattagagtCTGTGCTAGATTTGGAATTGGTATCTCCTCAAGAAATTTTTGACAGAAAGACATTGAACACTATACCGCTCAGTAGTTGTAACCAAACTAGTCATGATGCTTGCGCTGCAAGAAATGAAGTGCCTAAAGCAACAGACAGTGAG GTTGATTCTAGGTTTGAGGATGGCTTGAGCCTGTTAGAGCTTCAGTCCGAGCCACCAGATGGCACCTATGACCTTGATTATCTCAATGGGAACGTTCCAAATATGTTTGGCAGTCAAAAGAATCTCACTTTGGAGTCTATTAAGGACAATGGATCATGCGGTAGCCTAGATGAAAAATTGGCCAATGCACCG TTTGAGTCAACATTTCAAGATTATGGAGAGAGCAGGAAAAGAAAGACTTCATCAGGGTTGCAAAATTCTGGAGAGAGCAGGAAAAGAAAGGCTTCATCAGGGTTGCAAAATCTGGGATCCCACATGGTATGGATGGAAGGGTCT GCTCAATCCTAA
- the LOC109006142 gene encoding NAC domain-containing protein 91-like isoform X1: protein MDALSLKVRPWMRFNPPKDQLIDFFLRAKITGNDELVDFIPEAQCCKWEPWELKDLCSACLDSCGIQTAYSECWFFSPLDLKHRSGNRSNRATNAGFWKVTGKDKIIMSDLGMIGKKKYLVFYRGRGKGEKTNWKIHEYHTTLKDLDGTHPGQNAFVLCRLSYEHEKSIKDPNINDAGPAVSSSDVSKLFHEESESELLLASEFPASDVEATATPENYDETISGTTTAVKYDDKHISALAAENQLGELSTINDDLEIEEMIIELLQKGGGDALKPSTPPHNNPTVSSATTAKSYLEKLESVLDLELVSPQEIFDRKTLNTIPLSSCNQTSHDACAARNEVPKATDSEVDSRFEDGLSLLELQSEPPDGTYDLDYLNGNVPNMFGSQKNLTLESIKDNGSCGSLDEKLANAPFESTFQDYGESRKRKTSSGLQNSGESRKRKASSGLQNLGSHMVWMEGSSNQIEGSDFISKN from the exons ATGGATGCATTGTCTCTGAAAGTGCGACCATGGATGAGATTTAATCCGCCGAAAGACCAGCTCATCGACTTCTTCTTGAGGGCAAAGATCACTGGGAATGATGAATTAGTCGACTTCATTCCCGAAGCTCAGTGTTGCAAATGGGAGCCCTGGGAATTGAAAG ATTTATGCTCAGCCTGTTTAGATTCATGTGGCATACAGACCGCATATTCCGAGTGCTGGTTCTTCTCGCCACTGGATCTGAAGCATCGAAGTGGGAATCGATCGAACCGGGCAACTAATGCTGGGTTTTGGAAAGTGACTGGAAAGGACAAGATAATCATGTCTGACTTGGGAATgattggaaagaaaaagtatCTGGTATTCTATAGAGGGCGTGGTAAAGGCGAGAAAACAAATTGGAAGATTCATGAATACCATACAACCCTGAAGGACCTTGATGGCACCCATCCCGGTCAG AACGCCTTTGTACTCTGCCGATTATCCTATGAACATGAAAAGAGTATTAAAGATCCAAACATTAATGATGCTGGACCTGCTGTTTCATCATCCGACGTATCCAAATTGTTTCATGAAGAATCAGAGTCTGAGCTACTTCTGGCCTCAGAATTTCCTGCATCAGATGTGGAAGCTACTGCAACACCTGAAAATTATGATGAAACAATATCCGGCACTACAACAGCTGTCAAGTACGATGACAAACATATTAGTGCTCTCGCAGCAGAGAATCAATTGGGAGAACTTAGCACTATCAAT GATGATCTGGAAATAGAAGAAATGATCATTGAGCTGCTGCAAAAAGGAGGTGGTGATGCTTTGAAGCCTTCAACTCCACCACACAATAACCCTACTGTTTCATCAGCTACCACAGCTAAGtcttatttagaaaaattagagtCTGTGCTAGATTTGGAATTGGTATCTCCTCAAGAAATTTTTGACAGAAAGACATTGAACACTATACCGCTCAGTAGTTGTAACCAAACTAGTCATGATGCTTGCGCTGCAAGAAATGAAGTGCCTAAAGCAACAGACAGTGAG GTTGATTCTAGGTTTGAGGATGGCTTGAGCCTGTTAGAGCTTCAGTCCGAGCCACCAGATGGCACCTATGACCTTGATTATCTCAATGGGAACGTTCCAAATATGTTTGGCAGTCAAAAGAATCTCACTTTGGAGTCTATTAAGGACAATGGATCATGCGGTAGCCTAGATGAAAAATTGGCCAATGCACCG TTTGAGTCAACATTTCAAGATTATGGAGAGAGCAGGAAAAGAAAGACTTCATCAGGGTTGCAAAATTCTGGAGAGAGCAGGAAAAGAAAGGCTTCATCAGGGTTGCAAAATCTGGGATCCCACATGGTATGGATGGAAGGGTCTTCAAATCAGATTGAAGGATCTGATTTTATTTCGAAGAATTAA
- the LOC109006142 gene encoding NAC domain-containing protein 91-like isoform X2, with amino-acid sequence MDALSLKVRPWMRFNPPKDQLIDFFLRAKITGNDELVDFIPEAQCCKWEPWELKACLDSCGIQTAYSECWFFSPLDLKHRSGNRSNRATNAGFWKVTGKDKIIMSDLGMIGKKKYLVFYRGRGKGEKTNWKIHEYHTTLKDLDGTHPGQNAFVLCRLSYEHEKSIKDPNINDAGPAVSSSDVSKLFHEESESELLLASEFPASDVEATATPENYDETISGTTTAVKYDDKHISALAAENQLGELSTINDDLEIEEMIIELLQKGGGDALKPSTPPHNNPTVSSATTAKSYLEKLESVLDLELVSPQEIFDRKTLNTIPLSSCNQTSHDACAARNEVPKATDSEVDSRFEDGLSLLELQSEPPDGTYDLDYLNGNVPNMFGSQKNLTLESIKDNGSCGSLDEKLANAPFESTFQDYGESRKRKTSSGLQNSGESRKRKASSGLQNLGSHMVWMEGSSNQIEGSDFISKN; translated from the exons ATGGATGCATTGTCTCTGAAAGTGCGACCATGGATGAGATTTAATCCGCCGAAAGACCAGCTCATCGACTTCTTCTTGAGGGCAAAGATCACTGGGAATGATGAATTAGTCGACTTCATTCCCGAAGCTCAGTGTTGCAAATGGGAGCCCTGGGAATTGAAAG CCTGTTTAGATTCATGTGGCATACAGACCGCATATTCCGAGTGCTGGTTCTTCTCGCCACTGGATCTGAAGCATCGAAGTGGGAATCGATCGAACCGGGCAACTAATGCTGGGTTTTGGAAAGTGACTGGAAAGGACAAGATAATCATGTCTGACTTGGGAATgattggaaagaaaaagtatCTGGTATTCTATAGAGGGCGTGGTAAAGGCGAGAAAACAAATTGGAAGATTCATGAATACCATACAACCCTGAAGGACCTTGATGGCACCCATCCCGGTCAG AACGCCTTTGTACTCTGCCGATTATCCTATGAACATGAAAAGAGTATTAAAGATCCAAACATTAATGATGCTGGACCTGCTGTTTCATCATCCGACGTATCCAAATTGTTTCATGAAGAATCAGAGTCTGAGCTACTTCTGGCCTCAGAATTTCCTGCATCAGATGTGGAAGCTACTGCAACACCTGAAAATTATGATGAAACAATATCCGGCACTACAACAGCTGTCAAGTACGATGACAAACATATTAGTGCTCTCGCAGCAGAGAATCAATTGGGAGAACTTAGCACTATCAAT GATGATCTGGAAATAGAAGAAATGATCATTGAGCTGCTGCAAAAAGGAGGTGGTGATGCTTTGAAGCCTTCAACTCCACCACACAATAACCCTACTGTTTCATCAGCTACCACAGCTAAGtcttatttagaaaaattagagtCTGTGCTAGATTTGGAATTGGTATCTCCTCAAGAAATTTTTGACAGAAAGACATTGAACACTATACCGCTCAGTAGTTGTAACCAAACTAGTCATGATGCTTGCGCTGCAAGAAATGAAGTGCCTAAAGCAACAGACAGTGAG GTTGATTCTAGGTTTGAGGATGGCTTGAGCCTGTTAGAGCTTCAGTCCGAGCCACCAGATGGCACCTATGACCTTGATTATCTCAATGGGAACGTTCCAAATATGTTTGGCAGTCAAAAGAATCTCACTTTGGAGTCTATTAAGGACAATGGATCATGCGGTAGCCTAGATGAAAAATTGGCCAATGCACCG TTTGAGTCAACATTTCAAGATTATGGAGAGAGCAGGAAAAGAAAGACTTCATCAGGGTTGCAAAATTCTGGAGAGAGCAGGAAAAGAAAGGCTTCATCAGGGTTGCAAAATCTGGGATCCCACATGGTATGGATGGAAGGGTCTTCAAATCAGATTGAAGGATCTGATTTTATTTCGAAGAATTAA
- the LOC108996623 gene encoding LOW QUALITY PROTEIN: NAC domain-containing protein 91-like (The sequence of the model RefSeq protein was modified relative to this genomic sequence to represent the inferred CDS: deleted 1 base in 1 codon), producing the protein MAVSLDSMPLGFRFRPTDEELVNFYLRYKINGNDKDVWVIREIDVCKCEPWDLPGLSVIETKDQDWFFFCPQDLKYPNGRRLNRATAAGYWKATGKDRQIKSGGSLIGMKKTLVFHTGRAPHGTRTNWVMHEYRTTLKELDGTNPGQSAFVLCRLFKKQDESIEASNGNEAEPVASSSTTAKCSLEDTQSEVARDPASPSLGGQSENNPASIDYCPDKKSIGTISDTVIPVNHNSSSCGAERNVLESPVSELLECFKKLDEQQMELLDGTILSPLHSQVKNELGSSFTDYPNLTNPENSHSGVQFQYGSNEPYDFDPVFLDPFPNAPYGSPYLEAASLLDLANEGQNPMNMEPVQPSVENFVQGTAPRRFRMQCKLQVRSCSLKPATTEEGKTSEKHVLPDDPGNDANTTSTLSEKQRILSDSIDNSKTSQEPSTSTRRGSLKSKGNTLRPPVGPSIWPFEIMFRVAMVGVLFIILLAYGNVLNFDAT; encoded by the exons ATGGCTGTCTCGTTGGATTCGATGCCACTGGGATTCAGATTTAGGCCTACGGACGAGGAGTTAGTGAACTTCTATTTGAGGTACAAGATCAATGGGAATGACAAAGATGTTTGGGTTATTCGTGAGATTGATGTTTGCAAGTGCGAGCCCTGGGATTTGCCTG GTTTATCGGTGATAGAGACGAAGGATCAGGATTGGTTCTTCTTCTGTCCACAGGACCTGAAGTATCCAAACGGACGTCGATTGAACAGGGCAACGGCTGCTGGGTACTGGAAGGCAACCGGTAAGGATCGGCAAATTAAGTCAGGAGGGAGCTTGATTGGAATGAAGAAGACCCTGGTCTTCCACACAGGGCGTGCTCCTCATGGAACAAGGACCAATTGGGTGATGCATGAGTACCGCACTACCCTGAAGGAGCTTGATGGCACTAACCCTGGTCAG AGTGCCTTTGTCCTCTGTCGCTTGTTCAAGAAACAAGATGAGAGTATTGAAGCTTCAAATGGCAATGAAGCTGAACCAGTTGCTTCATCTTCTACCACTGCCAAATGTTCTCTTGAAGATACACAGTCTGAAGTAGCACGGGATCCAGCATCTCCATCGCTGGGAGGGCAATCTGAAAACAATCCTGCAAGTATTGACTACTGTCCTGATAAAAAATCTATTGGAACGATATCCGACACTGTCATACCTGTCAATCATAACAGCAGCAGCTGTGGTGCAGAGAGGAATGTGCTAGAGTCACCAGTTTCTGAG CTGCTGGAATGCTTTAAAAAGCTCGATGAACAACAAATGGAGCTACTAGATGGCACGATTCTCTCCCCATTACACTCACAGGTGAAAAATGAGCTAGGATCTTCCTTCACTGATTACCCTAACCTCACTAATCCGGAAAATAGTCACAGTGGGGTGCAGTTTCAATATGGCTCGAATGAGCCATATGACTTTGACCCTGTGTTCCTAGATCCCTTTCCTAATGCTCCATATGGGTCCCCATATCTCGAAGCTGCCAGTCTATTGGATCTGGCTAATGAAGGGCAGAACCCGATGAACATGGAACCCGTTCAACCATCTGTTGAGAACTTTGTGCAGGGCACTGCTCCAAGAAGATTTCGTATGCAGTGTAAACTACAAGTGCGGTCTTGTAGTTTAAAACCAGCTACAACGGAG GAGGGAAAAACTTCAGAGAAGCACGTCCTTCCTGATGATCCTGGTAATGATGCTAATACCACCAGTACTTTGAGTGAAAAGCAAAGGATCCTTTCTGATTCCATTGACAACAGCAAAACCTCTCAAGAGCCAAGTACCAGTACGAGGAGGGGAAGCTTAAAATCAAAGGGTAACACTTTGAGACCTCCCGTTGGTCCCTCAATCTGGCCATTTGAAATTATGTTCAGAGTGGCGATGGTTGGAGTGTTGTTCATAATC TTGCTAGCGTATGGAAATGTATTAAATTTTGATGCTACTTGA
- the LOC108996622 gene encoding uncharacterized calcium-binding protein At1g02270-like isoform X1: protein MCVYMGEGGMRKDRRVNKMKGRVSRIGSYAIASSIRDHHQQPCITCTTFNILAPIYKRINLEDPSCRESDYRAYWLSRNHRILDLLLYERSSIICLQEFWIGNEELVNLYEKRLGDAGYVHFKLGRTNNRGDGLLTAVRKDYFKVLNYRELLFNDCGDRVAQLLHVELAAPFSQFRNNDIRQGILIVNTHLLFPHDSTLCLVRLHQVYKILHLVESYLKEKELKPMPIVLCGDWNGSKSGHVYKFLRSQGFMSSYDTAHQYTDADAHKWVSHRNHRGNICGVDFIWLLNPNRYRRLLKASWSEAVFGMFKYLLRRASLTENDAFAFLKADNHGDYITFSGFCEALRQLNLTGHCNGLSVEETKELWVQADIDGNGVVDYTEFQQQRIWNPAGSDQRDENNNEVRDGDRKGIQEQTIGFSIKNAVLFPPEVEKGRWPEDYSLSDHARLTVVFSPIRMPCF from the exons atgtgtgtatatatgggGGAGGGAGGAATGAGAAAGGATAGGAGGGTTAATAAGATGAAGGGAAGGGTATCGAGGATAGGGAGTTATGCCATAGCGTCTTCCATTAGGGATCATCATCAACAGCCTTGCATTACTTGCACCACCTTCAACATCCTTGCTCCAATCTACAAGCGCATCAACCTTGAG GATCCGAGTTGCCGTGAAAGTGATTATAGAGCGTATTGGCTGTCCAGGAATCATAGGATATTGGATTTGTTGCTATATGAGAGATCTTCCATCATTTGTCTTCAG GAGTTCTGGATTGGAAACGAAGAACTTGTTAATTTGTATGAAAAGAGACTTGGCGATGCCGGATATGTTCATTTCAAGCTTGGACGGACCAACAACCGTGGTGATG GCCTGCTGACTGCAGTGCGCAAGGACTACTTTAAAGTTCTTAACTATCGAGAGTTGCTTTTCAATGACTGTGGAGACCGTGTGGCTCAGTTGTTGCATGTTGAACTAGCTGCCCCATTTTCGCAATTCCGGAACAATGACATCCGGCAAGGAATTCTCATTGTGAATACACACTTGTTATTTCCTCATGATTCAACTCTCTGTCTTGTAAGGTTGCATCAG GTCTACAAAATCCTGCACCTTGTGGAATCTTatctgaaagaaaaagaacttaAACCTATGCCCATTGTACTCTGTGG TGACTGGAATGGAAGTAAAAGTGGACATGTTTACAAGTTCCTTCGATCCCAAGGATTTATGTCATCATATGATACCGCTCATCAGTACACGGATGCTGATGCACACAAG TGGGTTAGCCACCGAAATCATCGGGGAAACATATGTGGTGTTGATTTCATATGGCTTCTTAATCCTAATAGATATCGAAGACTACTAAAAGCAAGTTGGAGTGAAGCAGTATTTGGCATGTTCAAG TATCTCCTACGAAGGGCATCACTGACTGAGAATGATGCATTTGCCTTTCTGAAGGCTGACAACCATGGCGACTACATTACCTTCTCAGGTTTCTGTGAAGCACTTCGACAG CTTAATTTAACTGGCCATTGCAATGGACTTAGCGTTGAAGAGACAAAGGAACTTTGGGTTCAAGCAGACATTGATGGAAATGGTGTTGTTGATTATACGGAATTTCAG CAGCAGCGAATTTGGAATCCTGCCGGGTCAGATCAAAGGGATGAAAATAACAATGAGGTCCGAGATGGTGATAGAAAGGGTATTCAGGAGCAAACCATTGGCTTTAGTATAAAAAATGCAGTTCTCTTCCCTCCTGAAGTAGAGAAAGGAAGGTGGCCTGAAGACTACTCTCTTTCTGATCATGCACGACTTACCGTGGTATTCTCACCGATAAGAATGCCATGCTTTTAG
- the LOC108996622 gene encoding uncharacterized calcium-binding protein At1g02270-like isoform X2: protein MCVYMGEGGMRKDRRVNKMKGRVSRIGSYAIASSIRDHHQQPCITCTTFNILAPIYKRINLEDPSCRESDYRAYWLSRNHRILDLLLYERSSIICLQEFWIGNEELVNLYEKRLGDAGYVHFKLGRTNNRGDGLLTAVRKDYFKVLNYRELLFNDCGDRVAQLLHVELAAPFSQFRNNDIRQGILIVNTHLLFPHDSTLCLVRLHQVYKILHLVESYLKEKELKPMPIVLCGDWNGSKSGHVYKFLRSQGFMSSYDTAHQYTDADAHKWVSHRNHRGNICGVDFIWLLNPNRYRRLLKASWSEAVFGMFKYLLRRASLTENDAFAFLKADNHGDYITFSGFCEALRQLNLTGHCNGLSVEETKELWVQADIDGNGVVDYTEFQQRIWNPAGSDQRDENNNEVRDGDRKGIQEQTIGFSIKNAVLFPPEVEKGRWPEDYSLSDHARLTVVFSPIRMPCF from the exons atgtgtgtatatatgggGGAGGGAGGAATGAGAAAGGATAGGAGGGTTAATAAGATGAAGGGAAGGGTATCGAGGATAGGGAGTTATGCCATAGCGTCTTCCATTAGGGATCATCATCAACAGCCTTGCATTACTTGCACCACCTTCAACATCCTTGCTCCAATCTACAAGCGCATCAACCTTGAG GATCCGAGTTGCCGTGAAAGTGATTATAGAGCGTATTGGCTGTCCAGGAATCATAGGATATTGGATTTGTTGCTATATGAGAGATCTTCCATCATTTGTCTTCAG GAGTTCTGGATTGGAAACGAAGAACTTGTTAATTTGTATGAAAAGAGACTTGGCGATGCCGGATATGTTCATTTCAAGCTTGGACGGACCAACAACCGTGGTGATG GCCTGCTGACTGCAGTGCGCAAGGACTACTTTAAAGTTCTTAACTATCGAGAGTTGCTTTTCAATGACTGTGGAGACCGTGTGGCTCAGTTGTTGCATGTTGAACTAGCTGCCCCATTTTCGCAATTCCGGAACAATGACATCCGGCAAGGAATTCTCATTGTGAATACACACTTGTTATTTCCTCATGATTCAACTCTCTGTCTTGTAAGGTTGCATCAG GTCTACAAAATCCTGCACCTTGTGGAATCTTatctgaaagaaaaagaacttaAACCTATGCCCATTGTACTCTGTGG TGACTGGAATGGAAGTAAAAGTGGACATGTTTACAAGTTCCTTCGATCCCAAGGATTTATGTCATCATATGATACCGCTCATCAGTACACGGATGCTGATGCACACAAG TGGGTTAGCCACCGAAATCATCGGGGAAACATATGTGGTGTTGATTTCATATGGCTTCTTAATCCTAATAGATATCGAAGACTACTAAAAGCAAGTTGGAGTGAAGCAGTATTTGGCATGTTCAAG TATCTCCTACGAAGGGCATCACTGACTGAGAATGATGCATTTGCCTTTCTGAAGGCTGACAACCATGGCGACTACATTACCTTCTCAGGTTTCTGTGAAGCACTTCGACAG CTTAATTTAACTGGCCATTGCAATGGACTTAGCGTTGAAGAGACAAAGGAACTTTGGGTTCAAGCAGACATTGATGGAAATGGTGTTGTTGATTATACGGAATTTCAG CAGCGAATTTGGAATCCTGCCGGGTCAGATCAAAGGGATGAAAATAACAATGAGGTCCGAGATGGTGATAGAAAGGGTATTCAGGAGCAAACCATTGGCTTTAGTATAAAAAATGCAGTTCTCTTCCCTCCTGAAGTAGAGAAAGGAAGGTGGCCTGAAGACTACTCTCTTTCTGATCATGCACGACTTACCGTGGTATTCTCACCGATAAGAATGCCATGCTTTTAG